A stretch of the Candidatus Tanganyikabacteria bacterium genome encodes the following:
- a CDS encoding helix-turn-helix transcriptional regulator — translation MSDSRSLVRRLLAERGITQAAFAQQCGLSKDHVSRILRGSVPFPRSGRTLLRLARALGIAPEQFAEFAESQRHASQSARKVVGRLVAAGVDLDAFRSRVPRYSRGHLRAILAGRAAFPHDREAIAEIARACGADPRDFSEYLPSEAEIARWLDAARAALDPEDFGIYRYLTEKIARSFRKDAP, via the coding sequence GTGTCGGACTCTCGGTCGCTCGTGCGCCGATTGCTTGCCGAGCGGGGGATCACCCAGGCCGCGTTCGCCCAGCAGTGTGGCCTGTCCAAGGATCACGTGTCGCGGATCCTGCGCGGCAGCGTGCCGTTTCCCCGGAGCGGCCGCACGCTGCTGCGACTGGCCCGCGCTCTCGGTATCGCTCCCGAGCAGTTCGCCGAGTTCGCCGAGAGCCAGCGTCACGCTTCGCAGTCGGCCCGGAAGGTAGTCGGGCGCCTGGTCGCTGCCGGCGTGGATCTCGACGCCTTTCGCTCCCGCGTCCCGCGCTACAGTCGCGGCCACCTGCGCGCCATCCTGGCCGGTCGGGCCGCCTTTCCTCATGATCGCGAAGCGATCGCCGAGATCGCCCGGGCCTGCGGGGCCGACCCGCGAGACTTTTCCGAGTACTTGCCCTCCGAGGCCGAGATCGCGCGCTGGCTGGATGCGGCCAGGGCCGCCCTCGACCCCGAGGATTTCGGCATCTACCGCTACCTGACCGAGAAGATCGCTCGCAGTTTCAGAAAGGACGCTCCTTGA